The segment TCATTTCAAATATAGAATCCGCCACAGTTCTATCATATCTTACCACCGGAAGTTCACTACCCGTATGGTATAGATCCTCCACTTTAATTAACAACCTTTTCCCAAGGGTCCCAGAGGGATGAAACATTGCAAAATCCTCTTTTTTAAATCCTCTTTTATTTAAGAGTGCCACCGCCAGTGCATCCCCCATAGCTAATGCCACTGTTGTTGATGCTGTGGGAGCTAAGTTCAACGGACAGGCTTCCTTGATTACAGAAGCATCTAAAACACAATCCGATTTTTTTGCAAGAGTGGAGTCTATCCTACCCACCATAGCAATTATTTTTACCCCAAGCATTTTTATCACAGGTAGAATGGATATAAGCTCATCCGTCTCACCACTATTTGATATAGCTATAATGCAGTCTTTACTTGTAATAACCCCCAAGTCCCCATGCACACCCTCCGCCGGATGTAAAAAAATAGAAGGGGTACCTGTGGAAGACATTGTGGCGGCGATCTTTTTTCCGATTAAACCAGATTTACCCATACCAGTTACGATAACTCTCCCCTCACAATTTAAAATAATCTCCACAGCTTTTTCAAAATTTTCATTTATCCTCTCAGCGGTTCGTAAAATAGCCTCCGCCTCAATTTTCATAGTTTCCTTAGCTATTTCTATAAGATTCATAACACTGCCCTAATTCTCATGATAGAATCTAAAATATCCTCAAACATCTTGAAATCCACCATATTTGGCCCATCACACAGAGCTTTATCAGGCTCCGGATGAACCTCAAAGAAGAATCCATCAACCCCACAGGCGGCGGCAGCCCTCGCAAGGTACGGTATAAACCCCCTCTGACCGTCCGAACTGCTCCCCTTACCACCCGGTAGTTGAAGTGAATGGGTGGCGTCAAAAACAACCTCCACTCCCAGACTTCTCATAATTGGAAATGACCTATAATCCACCACAAGATTATTATATCCAAAAGAAGCTCCCCTTTCGGTAAATATAATCCTTTTGGCACCGGATCTCTTAAGCTTTTCCCTTACATTTCCCATATCCCATGGTGCCAAAAACTGCCCTTTTTTAACATTAACGATCCTTCCACTTTTCGCCACTGCCTCCAGAAGATCCGTCTGCCTCGAAAGAAAAGCTGGCACCTGCAAAACATCCACCACCTCTTTTACCTTTTCCACTTCACTCACCTGATGAACATCAGTAATTAAACCCACTTTCTGTTCATCTTTTATTTTTGCAAGTATTTCAAGCCCTTCGTCAAGCCCTGGACCCCTAAAGGCATCTATCGATGATCGGTTTGCCTTATCATACGATGATTTAAAATAAAACTCTATCCCATCATATTTCGATATAGTCTTTTTTAAAAATCGACAAACCTCATCCAAAATCTCCTTACTTTCTATAACACATGGACCGGCAAACAGGATCATCAGATCACCACCTTTTCATCACTTTTATCCTTTTTATACTTATATGCGGCATTCACAAATGAGCTAAAAAGTGGATGAGGATTTGTGGGTTTAGATTTAAACTCAGGGTGGAACTGACATCCCAAAAACCATCTGTGGGATTTTAGTTCTATTATCTCCACAAGTTCCCTTTCCTGATTCACACCGGAAATGGTGACACCAGCTTTCAAAAAATCATCTTTAAACCTGTTGTTAAACTCCAGACGGTGTCTATGCCTCTCAATCACCTCTATTTTTCCGTAAGATCTAAAAGCAAGGGTATCTTCTTTTATAGTACATTTGTACCCTCCTAATCTCATAGTTCCACCTAACTTTTTGATATTTTTTTGTTCATTCATATAGTCTATTACAGGGTAAGGGGTCTTTGGAAGAAACTCCACACTGTTTGCTCCATCAAGCTTAAGAACATTTCTGGCAAATTCTATTACAGCACATTGCATCCCAAGGCATATCCCGAAGAAAGGTATATTTTTGATACGGGCATAATTTACTGCATTGATCTTACCTTCCACACCCCTATCCCCAAATCCACCCGGCACAAGGATACCATCCACATCCTCAAAAAATTTATCAGGGGGCATCTTTTCAAGATCTTCAGCATCTATCCATTTTATGTTAACCTTTAATCTATTATAAATGCCTCCGTGAACCAGAGCCTCATTTAAGCTTATATAGGCATCCTTCAAATCCACATATTTACCCACCACCCCAATGGTGACCTCACCTTCAGGATTGTTGAGACGAAAGACGATATCCTCCCATTTTGAAAGATCTAAGCTTTTTTCAGGTAACTTTAATTTTTTCAAAACAACCCTATCTATCCCTTCATTATGAAGTAAAAGGGGGACTTGATAAATAGAGGAGGCATCTATGGCGTTTATTACACCTTCTTTTGAAATATTACAAAATAGAGCAATCTTCTTTTTTATGCCATCACTTAAAGGATACTCCGAACGACACACAAGAATATCCGGCTGTATACCTATCTCTCTGAGTTCCTTAACAGAATGTTGTGTCGGTTTTGTTTTCAATTCCCCGGCACTTTTAATATAGGGAACCAGTGTAACGTGGATATACAATACATCGTTGTCATCAAGATCAAACCTGATCTGCCTGATAGCCTCTAAAAAAGGTAAACTTTCTATATCGCCCACTGTCCCACCAATCTCAACTATAACTATATCATATTCCCCTGAAAGTTTTCTTATATTATTCTTTATCTCATCAGTTATGTGAGGTATAACCTGCACAGTGGCACCCAGGTAGTCCCCTTTCCGCTCTTTTTCTATCACATGGTAATAAATCTTCCCGGTTGTTATGTTACAATCTCTATTTGTGTAAGAATTTAAAAAACGTTCGTAATGTCCAAGATCCAGATCTGTTTCAGCCCCATCTTCCGTCACATAAACCTCTCCATGCTGAAAAGGGCTCATCGTACCAGGATCCACATTCAGATAAGGATCAAATTTTTTAATAATAACTTTATAACCCCTCAATTCGAGGAGCGTTCCCAGGGAAGCTGCGGTAATCCCTTTACCCAGAGACGATAGAACGCCTCCAGTAACAAAAATAAACTTAGCCATTTAATATCTCCATTGCATACTTATTTGCCTTTATTAAATCTTCTTCCGTATCCACAGAAATGCCGTTGTAATCAGTTTCTATTACCTTTATTTTGTAGCCATTGTCAAGTGCCCTTAATTGCTCAAGCTTTTCGATACTCTCATGCACCGATGGTTCAAGAGAGTTAAATACCTTCAGAAAACTCCTTCTATAACCATATATACCGATATGTTTGTAAAAAAATTTCTGTTCATCCTTATCTCTATAGTAAGGAATCGGTGATCTGGAAAAATATAACGCATAACCTGTTTTATCAAACACAACCTTTACTACATTCGGATTTTGTGCTGTTGTTTCATCTATTTTAACACATGCGGTGTTCATAACAGCATCAGAACTTTTTAGATCATCTATAAGCATATCGATCACCTTATAATCGATAAAAGGCTCATCTCCCTGAACATTTATAATAATATCGTCATCTAAAAACCTGGCCACTTTTGCCACCCTGTCAGTACCTGATGGGAGATTAGGGTCGCTCATCGTAACTTCAATCCCATCTATTTTTTTGCATTCATCTAAGATTCTTGTATCATCTGTAACTACAATGACCCTATTAGCTTTGCTCTTCTTGCAATTCTGGGCCACCCACACTATCATAGGAATCCCTGCTATCTCTTTTAAAGGCTTACCTTCGAGTCTTGTGGAAGCATACCTTGCGGGAATAACTACTGCTGCACTCATATCTATACCTCTTCTTTGTCCTTTATGATACTAACGGCTATTGAGTAATCCCTACCATGGGAAATGGAAACCTCAATATCTTTTCTTCTTGCTCCTTTTATAAACACTATTGGGTCACCTTTTTCACTATTTAAAATCTCTATATCCTTGAAGGACAACTCCTTACCGATACCTGTTTTAAAACTCTTGGAAATAGACTCCTTTGCCGCAAATCTACCAGAAAAAAATTGTAAGGATCTATTTCTCTTTTCAAAGATCTCCATCTCTTTCGGGGTTAAAATTCTGTTTATAAATCTTTCACCATACTTTTCTATGGCATTTTTTATTCTATCAATTTCAATAATATCGCATCCGATCATCATTCTACCTATCAATTGAATACTTTTCTAAAATATCTTTCATCTCCCTCACCGCATCCTTTAATCCCACCAGAATCGATTTAGAAATAATAGAATGGCCTATATTAAACTCATGAAATGGAAAAATGCGACAAAGGGGAATTACATTTTTGTAATTCAAACCATGCCCTGCATTTACTACAAATCCTAAATCAGCAGCATACTTTGAAGCCGCCTCGATCTTTTTGAGCTCTTCCAAACTTTCATCTTCCGTAGTAGCGTCTGCATATCTGCCTGTATGTATCTCTATATATCTGGCTCCGGTTTCAACAGCTTTTTCAATCTGCTTCTTATCTGGGTCTATAAATATACTAACTTCTATCCCATTTGACTTCAAAATTTCTACGGTCCTTGCTACCCTATCAAAGTTATGTATGACATCAAGTCCACCTTCAGTGGTTAGCTCCTCTCTCTTTTCAGGTACCAACGTACAGATATCTGGTTTCACTGACAAAGCGATATTTATAATTTCATCATTTGTGGCCATTTCAAGGTTTAGCTTTACTTTAACCGTATCCCTGAGGATGAATAGATCCCTATCATGGATATGCCTTCTATCCTCCCTTAGATGTACAGTGATACCATCAGCTCCCCCCAATTCAGCCAAAACTGCTGCATGAACAGGATCTGGTTCCTTCCCTCTTCTTGCCTGCCTAACAGTTGCGACGTGATCAATGTTAACTCCCAATTTTATCATACGTCACCCCTATTTTTAATCTCTTTTACAGCAGTGGTAATAATTGAGTTTGCGATATAATCGATCTTTTCGTAATCGATGCCTTCCACCATCACTCTAATCTTGTTCTCAGTGCCGGAATACCTCACAAATACTCTACCATCCCTCCCAAGCTGCTCTGAGAATTCTTTAATAAGCTTTGAAGTATTCTTTAAATCCTCAATAGGCACCTTTCTATTTACAGATGCATTCTTCAGCACCTGCGGATATACAGAGATAAATGATTGGAGTTCACTTAATTTTTTACCTGTAGTTACTATTACCTTTAGAAGCTGTAAAGCTGTTATCAAACCATCACCAGTGGTGTTGTAATCGCTAAAAATAATATGTCCAGACTGCTCTCCCCCCAGATTCAAACCGAATGTCCTCATCTGCTCTATGACGTATCTATCACCCACATCACATCTAATTATATTTATCCCTATCTTATTAAGAGAACGTTCAAAGCCAAGATTACTCATTACAGTTGCTACAAGTGTATTCTGATTAAGAATCCCCTTTTCTTTCATAAATTTTCCACATATACCAAGTATGTAATCACCATCAACAATTACACCGTATTCATCCACAAAAATAGCCCTATCGCCATCACCATCAAAGGCGATACCCAGATCGGCACCCACCTCAATGACTTTTTTGGCAACGGTTTCCGGGTGAACAGCCCCACAACCTTCATTTATGTTATAACCGTTTGGTTTGTCATTGATTACGATCACATCCGCTCCCAATTCGGCAAAAGCCATAGGAGCAACTTTATACATTGCACCATTAGCACAATCCACCACAATTTTAAGACCACTTAAATCATAATTTTTATCGAAGGAACTTTTAGCAAACTCCACATATCTACCGATGGCAGTTTCTATCCTTGTAACCCTTCCCACGACAGCTTCAAGGACTGCTTTATCCTCATCAATAAACCTCTCCATTTCAAGCTCAAGCTCGTCAGGCAATTTGTATCCATCACTTGAGAAAAACTTGATCCCATTATCATAATAGGGATTATGCGATGCAGAAATGACGATACCTGCATCTGCCCTCAAGCTCCTTGTGATAAAAGATATTGCAGGAGTAGGTAAAACCCCCACGAGCACCACATCCACCCCCATAGAGCATATCCCTGATGCTATAGAATATTCAAACATATATGAAGATATCCTTGTATCTTTCCCAATTACTATTTTATGTTTTTTCTCCCCTCTTCTAAAGATTGTGGCCGCAGCCTGACCTAATTTCATAGCGAAATCCGGCGTCATAGGGAATAGATTAGCCTTTCCCCTTATACCATCTGTCCCAAAATACTTCCTCATCTTCTTACCTCTATCTTAATTTTCGAAGGTATAATATCCACCACTTCAACACCTTCAGTACCAGTCACTTTAATTGGCAATTCATAAATACCATCTTTGTTGATCTTCGAAAGATCCACAAAAAGTTTTAAATTATCCAAACTATTCAATTTATCACTTCTTCCTTTCACAGACAGATCAACCCTATCTGGATTTATTCGTACCACTTTAAAGTGAGGATTTAAATTTTCCAATATAAAAGATAAATTATTTAGATTTTTAACGATAATATTCTCCACAATTTTGAGTTCAACCTGAACTTCACCGGGCTTTGCATCAGAAATAATCTCTCCCACCTTTATACCCACCTTCTGCTTCAGATTTGCATCAACACCTGAAATATTGATGGGTAATGTTTCTACACTCTCTAAGGCTTTAATTTTCTTACTTGTGCCATAAATCGTAACATAGCTTGGCGTAATCACCACCGAAGAGATCTTATAACCATCTTTTAGATCACCAATAAATGAAGGTATTACCTTTACAGTTTTCTTACCCAGTTTATCTATCATAATCCTTATGTCCTGTGGCTCCAACCTAATAAGGTGAATGCCAGATGGAAGCATAACATCTGTAGGTTTAATGCGGTAAAGATATTCCCCACTCTGAAAATTTGAAAGATCTATCTCTATTTTTATATCATTAAAAGTAAAGTTCTTCATCGATATTTTTGGGCCTTTGACCAGCACAGAAATTAGGCTTGTATCGGTAAATGCCTTTAGCCCTTCACCTTCATTTTTAAACTTAACCGGAACATAAAAACTTACCTCCTGCTGCTCGGAGGTAGCCACAATAAACCAAACAATGACAGCAATAATTACACTTATAATCTTGAGAATATTGTTATTTATCATCAGAAGCCTCTTTCGTCTCATCCACATTGAAAATATGTCTTAATGTCTCTTTTAGAGAATCTGCATCAAGCTCTGATGTAAAATTACCTCTATATGAAACCGAAATTGTCCCCCTCTCCTCACTAACCACAACACAAACGGCATCTGTTTCTTCGGTAATGCCTAAAGCAGCCCTATGTCTTGTGCCAAACTTCTTATCAATATCAACTCTTTTTGTAAGTGGCAGTATGGATCCTGCATAAACTATCTT is part of the Calditerrivibrio nitroreducens DSM 19672 genome and harbors:
- a CDS encoding pyridoxine 5'-phosphate synthase gives rise to the protein MIKLGVNIDHVATVRQARRGKEPDPVHAAVLAELGGADGITVHLREDRRHIHDRDLFILRDTVKVKLNLEMATNDEIINIALSVKPDICTLVPEKREELTTEGGLDVIHNFDRVARTVEILKSNGIEVSIFIDPDKKQIEKAVETGARYIEIHTGRYADATTEDESLEELKKIEAASKYAADLGFVVNAGHGLNYKNVIPLCRIFPFHEFNIGHSIISKSILVGLKDAVREMKDILEKYSIDR
- the kdsB gene encoding 3-deoxy-manno-octulosonate cytidylyltransferase; this translates as MSAAVVIPARYASTRLEGKPLKEIAGIPMIVWVAQNCKKSKANRVIVVTDDTRILDECKKIDGIEVTMSDPNLPSGTDRVAKVARFLDDDIIINVQGDEPFIDYKVIDMLIDDLKSSDAVMNTACVKIDETTAQNPNVVKVVFDKTGYALYFSRSPIPYYRDKDEQKFFYKHIGIYGYRRSFLKVFNSLEPSVHESIEKLEQLRALDNGYKIKVIETDYNGISVDTEEDLIKANKYAMEILNG
- the acpS gene encoding holo-ACP synthase; protein product: MMIGCDIIEIDRIKNAIEKYGERFINRILTPKEMEIFEKRNRSLQFFSGRFAAKESISKSFKTGIGKELSFKDIEILNSEKGDPIVFIKGARRKDIEVSISHGRDYSIAVSIIKDKEEV
- a CDS encoding CdaR family protein; the protein is MINNNILKIISVIIAVIVWFIVATSEQQEVSFYVPVKFKNEGEGLKAFTDTSLISVLVKGPKISMKNFTFNDIKIEIDLSNFQSGEYLYRIKPTDVMLPSGIHLIRLEPQDIRIMIDKLGKKTVKVIPSFIGDLKDGYKISSVVITPSYVTIYGTSKKIKALESVETLPINISGVDANLKQKVGIKVGEIISDAKPGEVQVELKIVENIIVKNLNNLSFILENLNPHFKVVRINPDRVDLSVKGRSDKLNSLDNLKLFVDLSKINKDGIYELPIKVTGTEGVEVVDIIPSKIKIEVRR
- a CDS encoding KpsF/GutQ family sugar-phosphate isomerase, producing the protein MNLIEIAKETMKIEAEAILRTAERINENFEKAVEIILNCEGRVIVTGMGKSGLIGKKIAATMSSTGTPSIFLHPAEGVHGDLGVITSKDCIIAISNSGETDELISILPVIKMLGVKIIAMVGRIDSTLAKKSDCVLDASVIKEACPLNLAPTASTTVALAMGDALAVALLNKRGFKKEDFAMFHPSGTLGKRLLIKVEDLYHTGSELPVVRYDRTVADSIFEMTSKGFGCTTVVDDNGKLVGILTDGDLRRGMQKYRDLFEKKVYEVCTKNPKTIEKDALAARALQVMENKSITSLVIVDDEGRPEGIIHIHDILKKGIV
- a CDS encoding CTP synthase; protein product: MAKFIFVTGGVLSSLGKGITAASLGTLLELRGYKVIIKKFDPYLNVDPGTMSPFQHGEVYVTEDGAETDLDLGHYERFLNSYTNRDCNITTGKIYYHVIEKERKGDYLGATVQVIPHITDEIKNNIRKLSGEYDIVIVEIGGTVGDIESLPFLEAIRQIRFDLDDNDVLYIHVTLVPYIKSAGELKTKPTQHSVKELREIGIQPDILVCRSEYPLSDGIKKKIALFCNISKEGVINAIDASSIYQVPLLLHNEGIDRVVLKKLKLPEKSLDLSKWEDIVFRLNNPEGEVTIGVVGKYVDLKDAYISLNEALVHGGIYNRLKVNIKWIDAEDLEKMPPDKFFEDVDGILVPGGFGDRGVEGKINAVNYARIKNIPFFGICLGMQCAVIEFARNVLKLDGANSVEFLPKTPYPVIDYMNEQKNIKKLGGTMRLGGYKCTIKEDTLAFRSYGKIEVIERHRHRLEFNNRFKDDFLKAGVTISGVNQERELVEIIELKSHRWFLGCQFHPEFKSKPTNPHPLFSSFVNAAYKYKKDKSDEKVVI
- the kdsA gene encoding 3-deoxy-8-phosphooctulonate synthase — translated: MILFAGPCVIESKEILDEVCRFLKKTISKYDGIEFYFKSSYDKANRSSIDAFRGPGLDEGLEILAKIKDEQKVGLITDVHQVSEVEKVKEVVDVLQVPAFLSRQTDLLEAVAKSGRIVNVKKGQFLAPWDMGNVREKLKRSGAKRIIFTERGASFGYNNLVVDYRSFPIMRSLGVEVVFDATHSLQLPGGKGSSSDGQRGFIPYLARAAAACGVDGFFFEVHPEPDKALCDGPNMVDFKMFEDILDSIMRIRAVL
- the glmM gene encoding phosphoglucosamine mutase, which encodes MRKYFGTDGIRGKANLFPMTPDFAMKLGQAAATIFRRGEKKHKIVIGKDTRISSYMFEYSIASGICSMGVDVVLVGVLPTPAISFITRSLRADAGIVISASHNPYYDNGIKFFSSDGYKLPDELELEMERFIDEDKAVLEAVVGRVTRIETAIGRYVEFAKSSFDKNYDLSGLKIVVDCANGAMYKVAPMAFAELGADVIVINDKPNGYNINEGCGAVHPETVAKKVIEVGADLGIAFDGDGDRAIFVDEYGVIVDGDYILGICGKFMKEKGILNQNTLVATVMSNLGFERSLNKIGINIIRCDVGDRYVIEQMRTFGLNLGGEQSGHIIFSDYNTTGDGLITALQLLKVIVTTGKKLSELQSFISVYPQVLKNASVNRKVPIEDLKNTSKLIKEFSEQLGRDGRVFVRYSGTENKIRVMVEGIDYEKIDYIANSIITTAVKEIKNRGDV